GAACGTGCCATTATTATTGCAATTATTTAAAGCCTTGTTACTGCTATTTATTAGTGATTTCCTGCCAGGAGTGAGGACATCAGTGTGACCCCAACTGTTCCTCTGGCTCACCTAAGAGTACTGTGgcaattaaaacaaatcaggttttcatttatttatacacaGAAACTCAAATCtaactttaaaaacagaagCGAGAGTAGTGaatgtcatttattatttattttcactttcatttgtctttttcaataAACAGATGACAGATGCATTAGTTTTCAGTTAGTagacaacacacagaacagaacagtttaAGGTCTCGCAgatttcaggtgtgtttttcaAGGCCTCACATTCGGGTTGAGCAGTGTACAACTTTTTGAGGCATGTCTCTTGAGAATGTCCCCTGCTTTTGCATCCAGATAAGATAAATTGTCTACGTTGGGGTACAGACCGCTGGGACATTCTCAGTGCGTCACACTGGGACACTGTGTATGACTCACTGCAGTCGAATACAAAGTTTAGTGCGCTTGATTCCAGAGTGTGTGAGTACTCCTTATACTGATGTCTCTTTTCCCAGCTACCAGGATATTTTTCACTGCAAGTGACCCATATTCTGACAGATTGACTCAGTGGTGTTATGacactctttgtctttgtcccGCAGGTACCCTAGTTGCTATGTCGGTTGCACGGAGCTGCACCAAGAGGCCCAGAGGCCCGAGTCCTCACAGGACGTCCGTTCGGAGGAAGAGCCTGGGGAAAGTACTCAACCTCACAAGGTAGCATTTGTTGTAGACACTCTTTTCTATATTAACCACACAGGAAACCTGCTGCCATGCTAGACATGTATCAGATCAACACCTGTTTTACAACCGAATGTCTTGATATATCAGCCAAAAAAATATTGATGTAGACTTAGACTTGTGGGTGTTTGTGACTGAACCGTTTCTATCATGGTATCAGtgatacatttgtgtgtgtgtgtgtgtttatgtctagGTCGAGGAAAGCTGGGTGTTACCTGTCCAGTCTCTGCCTGAGAATGAACAGTTGACAGAGGATAATGGGCagaaagaggagcagacagCACAAGAAGTGgacaataaacaacatttagagGTACATTATGGTTGTAGCATTTCTGTGAATTAAACTGAGATTTGGTACATCCCACATCTTAATACTACAATCGcctgtgacattttaaagctaAGATTTCTACCGTTTGGTATCCTCCAGAACAACTCACCAGTTTCAGAGGTAGATAAGCAGTCATGTGCATCGTACCATCCAGTTTTTATTATTGATCGTTCCTGGAACATCTGACGCTTTAAGTGTTTTGTTGATCAATCCAACTCTGCCTAATGGGCCAGCCGTTTCAACATTTCCCTTGACAGCtcaaatgtctctctctgtttatccATCAGGCCTTTGAagcagaggagcctgctgtggAGTTAGAGCTGGAAGCACACAAAGGACTTTCACAACCTGAGCCAGAACCTGAGCAAATCTCAGAAAATCAACATCCGGAAACTTCCATCACTCAAGACCAGGACTCAGCCCCCCTGCTGCCTTCCCCTGACCCTCTTTCTGGTCCTGCCTCTGGGCTTAGCGACAACCCTGACATCCTTGATATTCAAGACAACATCCCAAATAGGCAAGATATTATTACCTCCAGgcccttttcttgttttcataaGAGCttatcagtttgtttactctgtcagctctctgtaaaaatagcaacaaaaaaccgcttgttttgctgtgtgtgattattttgttgtttgcgAGAATGTGCTGTGCATTGCTTTAGGTTACAGCATGCCATTAGAGTTCCtttaaaatattgatgttttCCTTGATGTCTCCCTGCTAATAAAAGGACCACAttggttgttgttttatttcagtgcttCAGATGATGCATCTGACGTAGCCGCACCCGAAGTCGGTGATTCTGACCTGCCCCCAGCTCActgtgaagaagaggaggacaatCCATATGACGGTGAAAGGTGGGAACCGTTAATCTTCTGCCCTACTTagtgagcaaaaaaataaacactactATACACTTGTCTTGCATTGTTGTCAAGTTGGGTTTGTGGTTAAAGTAACTCAAAAGacaatttatgttttcttcCATCAGCAGTCCTCCAATAGTTTTGGAGAACACTTCCAATGTTCACACTGCAGGAACTAAAACCCACACCGACCCTCCTCTGAGTCCTCCGGCTGGTcatggcacacagcatctggaGGGCAACGCATCTCACATGCTGGAAGAGCAAGTAAGGAAGTCGTACACCGCGTGAACTATTTTCCTTCCCTCTACCAAAGGAGGTGTCCCAGCTCTCATTTTCTCATTATCTTGGACAGGACTCCCCTGTCACCACAGTCACAGAGCCCTCTGTGAGCAGCAAGGACCCTGAGGACATCCCCACATTTGATGAGTGGAAGCGgaaggtgatggaggtggagaaagaaaagcgTAAGAGTTTATCTTGTCTTGCTTGTAAAGTTGTGTTAAGCTTGATGATCCAGAATATAGCAGTCAGGTATATGTGTGAATGTACAGTGTTTCCCACTGAATGACAGTCTGCAATATAAAATCTTTCGAAGAATACAGAACTGCATTTCTAGTAGTTCTTATTTCAACAATTTAGCTCTACTTAATTCTCCACATTGTTTCAGTCTTTACTGACAAACTAGTTTAATCTTCTCACCTTGCTTTTCCCTTCAGTTTTCTCTTCCCCcgacacacccacagacacacacacacacacacatacacacaacacacatatgcatccctgctctctttctgtttttgatgttttgatgttttttaaagtttctttaaaaaaacaacttgcaaTTTGGGATTTTCTTTAACCCAAAGATGCTTAACCTGCCACTGTGGCTTTTCGTTGATCAAATTCACCGAGCTAATTTTCCAACCTGATTCTATGTTATATTCATCCTCTCAATAGCTCAGTCTACTCATACTTCTAACAACGGGGCGATTAATGCAGTGAAGAGAGTCCAGAAGAACTTTAATAACTACGCCTCTGTGGAGTGTGGAGCCAAGATCCTTGGTGCTAACCAAGATGCCAAGGTACTTTATATACTATACTACATCATCCTACTGAGGAATCTGTTGAATAAAAGTGTGTATTGATTTGTGAATGTAATCCATACAGAGCACGTCAGCCATATTGAAGGAGAACATGGACTTGTACATGCTAAACCCCTGTAGTAACAAAATCTGGTAAGTGGCAGCTCCTGCTTTGAATTCAGGGATGCCCCTTGAGATTTCTGAACCTGAAGCTTTGTTTCTCGTCCCTGTTCAGGTTCATCATTGAGCTCTGTGAGCCCGTCCAGGTGAAGCAGTTGGATATCGCTAACTTTGAGCTCTTCTCTTCTACTCCCAAAGACTTCCTTGTATCGATCAGCGATAGGTACTATAATGTGTGCACTGCAGCTACCAGACATTATTACAATATGGGAAcatttatcttatcttatttatAATCTGTCTTGATATATTTAACTGACTACAGGCTATATTCCAGAGAAGTCCACATCACTGAACTAACTGTAAATTTCCTCCTGTAGATATCCAACAAACAAGTGGCTGAAGCTGGGAATGTTTCATGCTCGGGATGAACGCACAGTCCAGAGCTTCCCTTTAGACGAAGATATTTATGCTAAATATGTGAAGGTGAGtgtaatatattttattattgtaaCACTACCACTGCATCTGTCTCTATTATCCGCTAAAGTAGTGCTGACTCAATTTAATCTCTTAGCATTTGACATTTAATTGTTCCTGTGCActttctttccttgttttttccCGTTTCCTCAGTCATAGGGTCTATTGAATCAAAAGATTGTCATATAAGAGATCGTGAAGTTTCACTGCTGCTCAGATTAGCCATTATTCTGGATATGGACAGCAGAAGATTCCTAAAATATAGAATGTTTGGTCTGTATTTTATAATCTGGATATTGACATGGTTTAGGTGATGGTGTCAGGATTATTTGCTGTCTGAAGTGACTCAAAACCAGCCCACATATCGTTGGTCCTGTATTAAATGCATGTGTACTTATCTTTAATTTgatctcttttctgtctctcttgccTCAGATGTTCACCAAGTACATAAAGGTTAGCATGCTTTTCTTGTAGAGTTCTGTGAGTGAAAATTAAACGTGGAGGCGTGATggattttgtctcttttgtctcaCGTGGTGCGATTGCCTCTAAACAGAGCCAGATCTAACTTGCTATGCTAACTGCTAACCCATTAAAACACCAAGAAATACTATGAAGACATTCATATGATCGCACACgattagggctgcacaattaatcaaaatattatcaagAGTAATATGGCCAAGCGCAATATTCAAATTGCAGAACCTgcaggttttttgttgttttttgcaatAATGTGAATTGTATCAAGATCGAAAATCTGTCAAaatcatcattcattttttttttttttttttttacaaattgtgcagccctaccCATAATGAACATTTGATGCCCAgcagtcatttcatttcagtaatCAAGTATGTCAAATGATCTATGTTGCCCTACAGTGAGATGTTTCTCTCAGATTTACTCACATTGCCAATCAGCCACTCATTATTTCCTTTTAAACCACTGTATTGATTTTTACAATGAAACAACCATGGCTTTGCTGTTTGTAAGTTACACAACCACTGCTGAGTGTGTTGATTTGGTGTGGGTTATTATACACCATACAATCCCATTAAAGTATCCAAATCATTTCTTGCACTTTTCAGGTAGAGCTATTGTCTCACTTCGGCTCCGAGCATTTCTGCCCCCTCAGTCTCATAAGGTACGTAATATTCAGGCCATGTTTTTCTAACATGctctgaaacaaacatgaatgtaaaatcaaaatgtatggTTTaacttttcagttgtttatgcATTTAACTGTTTCACAAAAGCAGTGTTTGGATTGGGTGTCTTAAAGCGTGTTTTCCAAATGCTAGCTTGCTGCATACTGCATGAGCTCTAGATGGTGTCAAGTGATATTGTGTAATATTTGGCATGTGGTCATGGACAGCTTCTTGTTACACTATTAACTAATGCAGATATACAAATTTGGGTGGATCCAAGGGCGGGGCCACAGGGGTGTTGGTCCCAGTTGAAATCTGATTGGCCCCTGAAATGCCCCCGTTCGCTTCAGAGAACCCATTGGCTGATTTGGGGGGACTTGTACTTGTCCTCTCAAGAGATAACATTACTGTGTGGTGCCTGAATTTTGACATCACCTTTTCTCTGCCCCAACTTGATTTGCTGTCAGGTTGGTTGTGTGTCTAATACGCACACCCTAGAACTGCTCGCATAAGACCTGGCCCATCTGTGTAAAGTACGGTCCCCTTCTGGCCCCTCATTTAGAAAAACTCCAAATCCATCCATGTGCTATATACTTGTTTGTCAATCTGGTTGAAGCTTCTGCACAAAAGAGGTGGCAGAAATGGTTACAACCAACACATCGGCTATTACTACTGACCTAAATAAACATTAGGAAATAGTGAAACACAATGGTGCttattattttttgtgcaaattCAGGTGAGCCATCAGGGAAAATCTAACACTAGTTTGAGGCTTATGTTAAAACCTTCTCATGTTCCAAAAATAACCTGCTAATGGATGACTCTCCTATACTctatgacttttttttgtttgattcagGCGTTTAGCATAGCTGCTGTCTCCTGCAGGTTGTCAAAATCATTACAGTCTGGTAATGGAATgtttttgatgatttatttttctcccagGGTGTTTGGCACAAGTATGGTGGAGGAGTACGAAGAGATAGCTGATCCACCAGAGAGACCCGACGATCCGGATGATGTATTGGGTGAGAACTGAGAACATcatatattttgattttctctTCACTGGTGATAAATTGAAGCATTTACACAAGTAAAATACAGTCAGAGCAACCAACTTCGTACAGTTTCTATCAcgaaagaaataaatacactaATTACAATGAAATGACCCACATCATTTGTATGTCAGGTATTGTTTAATTATGCTCAGTGAAGTGAAATTAAACTGGTTTTACaatcaaattcatacatttggCTGTAAGATTGATGTGTGATCTTAAGTGCACTGCTCCCCACAGAGTACTCTCCTGGATATGCACCTGGTGAAGTCAAGTTATCTAAAGATCTAATTGGATCAGCAAAAGGTGAGTATAGCGGACATCTACTGCATGATAATGACCATTAATGAGTATTAATGTTCTTAAATTGGACTGTATTAACTTTTCACTCTggtgtttacattttctcttcagaTGCCATTTTGAACATGGTCAACAACATTGCTGTCAATGTCCTCGGTGGAGGCCCAGAGATGCAAGGTATGACAGGCGCAATCACCAGTTTTGCCtcacagtgtctgttttttgaaGGACATTTACAGTTCAAAATATGTTAAAgtcttttgtaaaaaaaaaaaaaaaaaaaaaagaacgataATGATTTCTGTGTTGACGCCCAATGTAAATTATTTGCTTTACTTTTTACAGGCAACCTTTCATCACAGGAAGGAAACATGACTGAGCCGTCAGCTCAACATGAAACCACCACCACTACTGACCTTACGTCACCACACGCGTGAGTACATTTAATGAGTCGTGTAACATCTTCCAGAATCCAGAATTGACCTCCAAGTTTGTGAAATAATACACTAttgtattattatgtattatttatatGTACTATAttgtccttctccctctccagtcCTGACTCTGAAGAGAAAGAGGTTTTACTGGACCCTGATATCCCTGCAACCGTAGTCCCCTCCTCAGAGACACCAGTGGCTGAGGCACCTGCTGCTGATACAGTCAAACAAGAGCTCCCCCCAGTGGAGGAAAAAATTGTCATGCCCTTAgggaaagatgaagaagagcCTATCAGCTCTACAATCACCCTtttggaaaaggaagaagagttagatgaagaaaaggagaaaagggacCATCATGAGCGACAGCAAGAAATCCAGAACTACTGTTCACTActtccttcattttcttcctcttgctctTGCGCAGCGTCCCTTGAGGAGTATCTCCATCAGCAGTGTTCAGCTCTACTgtccaaaaaaaggaaatgccaATCTGTAGACAGAAAACTAATTGTTTCTCCAACACCCGCTTGGCTCCAACCTCTGTCCCCCTCTGCCTGCCCTGAacctcagcagcagcccagTGAGGTACATCAGCCCCATGAAAAAGAACAAGTCTCTGAACAGCAGCCAGAGATCAGAGCCAGCCCGTCAGAAACACCGCAGCCTCCTGGGAACACAGCAGAGCCTCATAAAGAGTCAGTGTCCAATCCTCCTCTGCTGGAGCCCAGTCAAACCTTGAACCTCCTCAGACCCAGTGCCACTGACTCATCCTCTGCCAAGTCTACACCTATTGTGGAGACACCACAGCTGTCTTCTGAGGAGCCAGCGAAGGAGCTGATGCCAGAAAAGAGCCAGGATCTGCTGGCTGAGGAGAAGCACGTTGAGCCCTCAGCCTCGGAAAAACCCAGCGTTGGTGCTACAGCGGATGAAGCCTCAGTGGCACCAACAGAAGAGAAATTTGATATTGTTTCTGAGCAGGAGTTTAATGCCCCAATCCAAACCCCGGATCAGGCAGAACGATCTCAAGTTCTCCATCCAACCACCTCCCCCGATGTAGAACATCACCCTGACCCACCAGCTGTACCCGAAAGTGGTGCTGCTATCACTGAAGTGGCCCACCCCGCTCAAGACATCGTCACAGAACTTGAGCCCTCTGGTGGTCACATGGTCGTCACCGAAACTAAAATGGAGGATTTCTCAGAGGACGTCTCTGCATCGTCACCCTCCCCTGCAGCTCCATCTCCCTCACCAACCTCACCGTCCCTGTCGGACATCTATGCAGATCCCCCCAACGGTACGGAGCAAAACGGGAACCCGGTGCATGGGTCCAGC
Above is a window of Acanthopagrus latus isolate v.2019 chromosome 21, fAcaLat1.1, whole genome shotgun sequence DNA encoding:
- the LOC119011131 gene encoding SUN domain-containing ossification factor-like isoform X1, which translates into the protein MKMTTLLWRVVSVWLCVAVVCWYPSCYVGCTELHQEAQRPESSQDVRSEEEPGESTQPHKVEESWVLPVQSLPENEQLTEDNGQKEEQTAQEVDNKQHLEAFEAEEPAVELELEAHKGLSQPEPEPEQISENQHPETSITQDQDSAPLLPSPDPLSGPASGLSDNPDILDIQDNIPNSASDDASDVAAPEVGDSDLPPAHCEEEEDNPYDGESSPPIVLENTSNVHTAGTKTHTDPPLSPPAGHGTQHLEGNASHMLEEQDSPVTTVTEPSVSSKDPEDIPTFDEWKRKVMEVEKEKPQSTHTSNNGAINAVKRVQKNFNNYASVECGAKILGANQDAKSTSAILKENMDLYMLNPCSNKIWFIIELCEPVQVKQLDIANFELFSSTPKDFLVSISDRYPTNKWLKLGMFHARDERTVQSFPLDEDIYAKYVKMFTKYIKVELLSHFGSEHFCPLSLIRVFGTSMVEEYEEIADPPERPDDPDDVLEYSPGYAPGEVKLSKDLIGSAKDAILNMVNNIAVNVLGGGPEMQGNLSSQEGNMTEPSAQHETTTTTDLTSPHAPDSEEKEVLLDPDIPATVVPSSETPVAEAPAADTVKQELPPVEEKIVMPLGKDEEEPISSTITLLEKEEELDEEKEKRDHHERQQEIQNYCSLLPSFSSSCSCAASLEEYLHQQCSALLSKKRKCQSVDRKLIVSPTPAWLQPLSPSACPEPQQQPSEVHQPHEKEQVSEQQPEIRASPSETPQPPGNTAEPHKESVSNPPLLEPSQTLNLLRPSATDSSSAKSTPIVETPQLSSEEPAKELMPEKSQDLLAEEKHVEPSASEKPSVGATADEASVAPTEEKFDIVSEQEFNAPIQTPDQAERSQVLHPTTSPDVEHHPDPPAVPESGAAITEVAHPAQDIVTELEPSGGHMVVTETKMEDFSEDVSASSPSPAAPSPSPTSPSLSDIYADPPNGTEQNGNPVHGSSQKESVFMRLNNRIKALEMNMSLSGRYLEQLSQRYRKQMEEMQKAFNKTIIKLQNTSRIAEEQDQRQTESIHLLQGQLENVTQLVLNLSVTVSQLQIEVSDRQNYLLLSLVLCLCLGLVLCANYCRITTIPPATEPEPPMAKSYTFCSPERQFSSCDETGLKRSASYPLIHSESFQLATTEGPEMLHADDTQSLCPANRKRRRRKMKPIEKVETLKPSLHAAPELCNGGVVCNGVPVITNPSPFTKRLLQPMFRDSPSEGSSEGSSHSDDPSFCGITTACSRICDGLPPPKTRAEKRASRRRRPKPSCAVVDLLQGPERDKSEQLPISTIHDIMNRKTEQSSGTFGVNVTLSGPV
- the LOC119011131 gene encoding SUN domain-containing ossification factor-like isoform X3 — its product is MKMTTLLWRVVSVWLCVAVVCWYPSCYVGCTELHQEAQRPESSQDVRSEEEPGESTQPHKVEESWVLPVQSLPENEQLTEDNGQKEEQTAQEVDNKQHLEAFEAEEPAVELELEAHKGLSQPEPEPEQISENQHPETSITQDQDSAPLLPSPDPLSGPASGLSDNPDILDIQDNIPNSASDDASDVAAPEVGDSDLPPAHCEEEEDNPYDGESSPPIVLENTSNVHTAGTKTHTDPPLSPPAGHGTQHLEGNASHMLEEQDSPVTTVTEPSVSSKDPEDIPTFDEWKRKVMEVEKEKPQSTHTSNNGAINAVKRVQKNFNNYASVECGAKILGANQDAKSTSAILKENMDLYMLNPCSNKIWFIIELCEPVQVKQLDIANFELFSSTPKDFLVSISDRYPTNKWLKLGMFHARDERTVQSFPLDEDIYAKYVKVELLSHFGSEHFCPLSLIRVFGTSMVEEYEEIADPPERPDDPDDVLEYSPGYAPGEVKLSKDLIGSAKDAILNMVNNIAVNVLGGGPEMQGNLSSQEGNMTEPSAQHETTTTTDLTSPHAPDSEEKEVLLDPDIPATVVPSSETPVAEAPAADTVKQELPPVEEKIVMPLGKDEEEPISSTITLLEKEEELDEEKEKRDHHERQQEIQNYCSLLPSFSSSCSCAASLEEYLHQQCSALLSKKRKCQSVDRKLIVSPTPAWLQPLSPSACPEPQQQPSEVHQPHEKEQVSEQQPEIRASPSETPQPPGNTAEPHKESVSNPPLLEPSQTLNLLRPSATDSSSAKSTPIVETPQLSSEEPAKELMPEKSQDLLAEEKHVEPSASEKPSVGATADEASVAPTEEKFDIVSEQEFNAPIQTPDQAERSQVLHPTTSPDVEHHPDPPAVPESGAAITEVAHPAQDIVTELEPSGGHMVVTETKMEDFSEDVSASSPSPAAPSPSPTSPSLSDIYADPPNGTEQNGNPVHGSSQKESVFMRLNNRIKALEMNMSLSGRYLEQLSQRYRKQMEEMQKAFNKTIIKLQNTSRIAEEQDQRQTESIHLLQGQLENVTQLVLNLSVTVSQLQIEVSDRQNYLLLSLVLCLCLGLVLCANYCRITTIPPATEPEPPMAKSYTFCSPERQFSSCDETGLKRSASYPLIHSESFQLATTEGPEMLHADDTQSLCPANRKRRRRKMKPIEKVETLKPSLHAAPELCNGGVVCNGVPVITNPSPFTKRLLQPMFRDSPSEGSSEGSSHSDDPSFCGITTACSRICDGLPPPKTRAEKRASRRRRPKPSCAVVDLLQGPERDKSEQLPISTIHDIMNRKTEQSSGTFGVNVTLSGPV
- the LOC119011131 gene encoding SUN domain-containing ossification factor-like isoform X2, which translates into the protein MKMTTLLWRVVSVWLCVAVVCWYPSCYVGCTELHQEAQRPESSQDVRSEEEPGESTQPHKVEESWVLPVQSLPENEQLTEDNGQKEEQTAQEVDNKQHLEAFEAEEPAVELELEAHKGLSQPEPEPEQISENQHPETSITQDQDSAPLLPSPDPLSGPASGLSDNPDILDIQDNIPNSASDDASDVAAPEVGDSDLPPAHCEEEEDNPYDGESPPIVLENTSNVHTAGTKTHTDPPLSPPAGHGTQHLEGNASHMLEEQDSPVTTVTEPSVSSKDPEDIPTFDEWKRKVMEVEKEKPQSTHTSNNGAINAVKRVQKNFNNYASVECGAKILGANQDAKSTSAILKENMDLYMLNPCSNKIWFIIELCEPVQVKQLDIANFELFSSTPKDFLVSISDRYPTNKWLKLGMFHARDERTVQSFPLDEDIYAKYVKMFTKYIKVELLSHFGSEHFCPLSLIRVFGTSMVEEYEEIADPPERPDDPDDVLEYSPGYAPGEVKLSKDLIGSAKDAILNMVNNIAVNVLGGGPEMQGNLSSQEGNMTEPSAQHETTTTTDLTSPHAPDSEEKEVLLDPDIPATVVPSSETPVAEAPAADTVKQELPPVEEKIVMPLGKDEEEPISSTITLLEKEEELDEEKEKRDHHERQQEIQNYCSLLPSFSSSCSCAASLEEYLHQQCSALLSKKRKCQSVDRKLIVSPTPAWLQPLSPSACPEPQQQPSEVHQPHEKEQVSEQQPEIRASPSETPQPPGNTAEPHKESVSNPPLLEPSQTLNLLRPSATDSSSAKSTPIVETPQLSSEEPAKELMPEKSQDLLAEEKHVEPSASEKPSVGATADEASVAPTEEKFDIVSEQEFNAPIQTPDQAERSQVLHPTTSPDVEHHPDPPAVPESGAAITEVAHPAQDIVTELEPSGGHMVVTETKMEDFSEDVSASSPSPAAPSPSPTSPSLSDIYADPPNGTEQNGNPVHGSSQKESVFMRLNNRIKALEMNMSLSGRYLEQLSQRYRKQMEEMQKAFNKTIIKLQNTSRIAEEQDQRQTESIHLLQGQLENVTQLVLNLSVTVSQLQIEVSDRQNYLLLSLVLCLCLGLVLCANYCRITTIPPATEPEPPMAKSYTFCSPERQFSSCDETGLKRSASYPLIHSESFQLATTEGPEMLHADDTQSLCPANRKRRRRKMKPIEKVETLKPSLHAAPELCNGGVVCNGVPVITNPSPFTKRLLQPMFRDSPSEGSSEGSSHSDDPSFCGITTACSRICDGLPPPKTRAEKRASRRRRPKPSCAVVDLLQGPERDKSEQLPISTIHDIMNRKTEQSSGTFGVNVTLSGPV